In Phlebotomus papatasi isolate M1 chromosome 1, Ppap_2.1, whole genome shotgun sequence, the following proteins share a genomic window:
- the LOC129798276 gene encoding uncharacterized protein LOC129798276 isoform X2, producing MSGNFGQDITDFLLDETETEVCPVEFEVVPLEASGPKCPMMLHLHQEWLEKKMKQERKPPSDENPEVAGIRETEREIYKELTKTQSNG from the exons ATGTCCGGGAACTTTGGTCAGGATATAACAGATTTTCTTCTGGACGAGACTGAGACAGAAGTCTGTCCGGTAGAATTCGAGGTGGTACCTCTTGAGGCTTCTGGCCCCAAATGTCCCATGATGTTGCACTTGCACCAGGAATGGCTGGAGAAGAAGATGAAGCAGGAAAGGAAACCTCCATCAGATGAGAATCCAGAAGTTGCTGGAATCCGAGAGACGGAAAGGGAGATTTACAAAGAGCTGA CTAAGACACAATCTAACGGTTAA
- the LOC129798276 gene encoding uncharacterized protein LOC129798276 isoform X3, with protein MSGNFGQDITDFLLDETETEVCPVEFEVVPLEASGPKCPMMLHLHQEWLEKKMKQERKPPSDENPEVAGIRETEREIYKELN; from the exons ATGTCCGGGAACTTTGGTCAGGATATAACAGATTTTCTTCTGGACGAGACTGAGACAGAAGTCTGTCCGGTAGAATTCGAGGTGGTACCTCTTGAGGCTTCTGGCCCCAAATGTCCCATGATGTTGCACTTGCACCAGGAATGGCTGGAGAAGAAGATGAAGCAGGAAAGGAAACCTCCATCAGATGAGAATCCAGAAGTTGCTGGAATCCGAGAGACGGAAAGGGAGATTTACAAAGAGCTGA ACTAA
- the LOC129798276 gene encoding uncharacterized protein LOC129798276 isoform X1, with amino-acid sequence MSGNFGQDITDFLLDETETEVCPVEFEVVPLEASGPKCPMMLHLHQEWLEKKMKQERKPPSDENPEVAGIRETEREIYKELSKFENRLAYTSNLPLKKQSVFEDEDVTMSKQLPVLLGKEYFKFQSDSDASSTRTDVTELEERETVLPNKPSKELYLNFSHNNINYSFPFTN; translated from the coding sequence ATGTCCGGGAACTTTGGTCAGGATATAACAGATTTTCTTCTGGACGAGACTGAGACAGAAGTCTGTCCGGTAGAATTCGAGGTGGTACCTCTTGAGGCTTCTGGCCCCAAATGTCCCATGATGTTGCACTTGCACCAGGAATGGCTGGAGAAGAAGATGAAGCAGGAAAGGAAACCTCCATCAGATGAGAATCCAGAAGTTGCTGGAATCCGAGAGACGGAAAGGGAGATTTACAAAGAGCTGAGTAAGTTTGAGAATCGCCTGGCTTACACCAGCAATTTGCCTCTAAAGAAGCAATCGGTGTTTGAGGATGAAGATGTTACAATGAGCAAGCAACTTCCTGTTTTACTCGGAAAAGAATACTTCAAATTTCAATCGGATTCTGATGCTTCCAGCACAAGGACAGATGTCACGGAACTTGAAGAGAGGGAAACTGTCCTTCCGAATAAGCCATCCAAAgaactttatttaaattttagccATAATAACATTAATTATTCCTTCCCTTTTACCAATTAA